The DNA sequence ATTAAAGCTTATACAGGAGCTGAAATAGAGTTTTTCTCTCGCATTGCTGGAATTTCAATGAAAGAAGTACTAGAAGAGCTTATTAAAGCAGGTCTAGATACAATGCCTGGTGGTGGAGCTGAAATTCTAACTGAAGAATATCGTGCAAAGATGAGCCCAGAAAAGGCATCCACCGACCAATGGCTTGAAGCTCATGAAATTGCGCACGGTCTAGGGTTAAAAACACATGCTACGATGCTTTATGGTTCTATTGAATCGTACAAAGAGCGATTAATCCATATGGATCGCCTTCGTCAGTTACAAGACCGTACAAATGGTTACATGGTATTTATCCCACTTGCCATGCAACCAAGAAGCATAAATGCAGGATTGAAGAGAAGAACTTCAGCGTTTGATGATATGAGAACACTTGCAATTAGTCGTTTAATGCTTGATAACTTCGACCACATCAAAGCCTATTGGATTAACATCGGAGTTCAACTTACGCAAATGGCGCTGACTTTCGGTTCAGATGATATCCATGGAACTTTGATTGAAGAACGAATCTCACACGCAGTTGGAGCTTTGACTTCTCAAGGAATTACTCGTGATGAATTAATTCACCTTATCAAAACAGCAGGAAAAGTGCCAGTAGAACGAGACACATTCTATAATCAAATAAAAGTATACTAAAAGCGACGTAAGTCGCTTTTAGTATATGCAAGGAGCGAAGCCACTGCTTTTTTTCAGGGGATTACATGTGCTTTTCTTGTAATCCCCGGGCAGTGTGCGGAGCCCTTGCTTTTCTTTGATCCTAAAAGCGACGTAAGTCGCTTTTAGGATATGCAAGGAGCGAAGCCACTGCTTTTTTTCAGGGGATTACATGTGCTTTTCTTGTAATCCCCGGGCAGTGTGCGGAG is a window from the Bacillus alkalicellulosilyticus genome containing:
- the mqnE gene encoding aminofutalosine synthase MqnE, translated to MPTLTSDKRMLEISEKVSKGERLTIEDGLYLYDTPDLLSIAQMANKVNEEKNKNHVYFIQNLYINPTNVCEANCGFCGFKRKPGEDGAYTMDQAQLLEYVEKRWNDNIREFHIVGGHNHEVPFDYYLDTVRTLKKHYPTATIKAYTGAEIEFFSRIAGISMKEVLEELIKAGLDTMPGGGAEILTEEYRAKMSPEKASTDQWLEAHEIAHGLGLKTHATMLYGSIESYKERLIHMDRLRQLQDRTNGYMVFIPLAMQPRSINAGLKRRTSAFDDMRTLAISRLMLDNFDHIKAYWINIGVQLTQMALTFGSDDIHGTLIEERISHAVGALTSQGITRDELIHLIKTAGKVPVERDTFYNQIKVY